gaaatgatcatccacttctttaccaaactcaagcactatgatcatccactcctttaccaactcaagcactatgatcatctactcatcaaacactatgatcacccactcatttaccaaattaagcactatctttgttattttatgtattgttgttcactataaataccatcactcatctcactcttttgtacaccataaacaagaacaagagtttataatcaaagaaccattacatcttcttcttcttccttataataaactctctcccttatactagtgttatttgcttcctacgggtattaaattctactcttatttaaatttctcgatactataaattataagttatttcataacaaatatgatattttttcctAAAGGTTAATGTGGTTGGAAGGCAAAACGGTAAAACATTTGCGGGTGATAGTCTGATAGATAGCTGGGTATTCGAATCTGTCGCAATTAAAGCTTTTCTAGTGTTGTCAAAATAACATTAAtgtaaagtttttataaaccGCCAATTAGTATTGGTTGCTTGCTTCTAAAGCTAAAATGTACCAATCATGACAAGTTACAACAACGTGGTGGGAAAAAGCTAACAAATCCAGCAAACAAAGAAAAGTAGAAAGTTTCACAAATCATTTAGACcctatattaaattataaacctcAAGAAATACACGAAAGATACGAAAAAAGAAGACAgtatattcttgttttttttcttggtaaATGACAGAGACAATGGAAGAACAACCTGAGTTTATCAGACAGAACCAACAACACTTCGGGACTTTCTCTTTTACATGAAAGGTTGTTTTTTTCCCCCTTTACTTGTGTTAACTTGCGGTTGAAGCAAGCAAACCCGAGGTTGAGAAAAATCGatacaaaacacacacaaaaaaagaaagataattgGCTTTTTTAAATGACAAATGTGTGAAAATGTACACTTTTGTCTAAATATAATTGAAGATGATTTTGAATTTTGGTGGTAAATGGTGTTGGGAGGAGGTTTAAAAACAACTATGAGGTACACTGACGTCCTCTACGACAAGGTAGAGCTCCAGCGTCGTTAGTAATGGTTGCAACCAATGAAGAAGATTTAGCTGCGAGGCTAGAGGCTCGTGCGTAGCTACCAGATGAAGCGGCTCCCGAAGCAGTGAAGTAAGCTCCGTTCTGAAGCAAATCTCCTTCCGTTCTCCAGTTCCATCCTTTCCAGTGACTCGCCGGTGTGTCCACTCTCTTAGTCACCTATCAAAAAACATTCAATACCATAATGTCACacactcttcttttttttttttaataccagGAGGTTTGGAGCCGAAGCCCGAAACCACAGCATGTAGTATTTGTTTCGTCCCAGCAGTCACTCGTTCGTTTCAATGGTTTTGATTAGGTTTGTTACCTCTTTAGCAAAGGGATTCTTCGGGGCGGCGTAGCGGTTTCCTTGACTGTTGATTGTCGGGTCTGCGCTTCCACCAATCGCGTACATTTCCCAGTGAGTGTAGTCATTGTTCACGACATGGAAATACCCGTGTCGGCACCTGCAAGAAAAGTTATTCTTATTGGTCATAAAACAAAACAGAGTAAACAGAGCATACTCTATATTTTTGTTCGTCTTTAGACATACCTCGGCATTCTTTGAATAAGTCCGACACCAAAATGGTTATAAGCAATAGTAACTTGCATGGCTTTATCCCTTGTGTAAGAATCACTATGTCCGAGCAACATAACCTCGTTGTGATGAGTCATATGGTTGTTAGAGATGGTAATAGCCGTCGAGCCCATAACCGCATCCACAAGCCCATCAGCGCAATGAGACAACGAGTTGTGATCAATCCAAACATGACTCGATCCAAAGATCGAAATCGCGTCACCATCCGCCATCGTCCTCCACCCAAAGTGCGTCTCTGAGCTTCTCACCATAGCGTTACCCGTCGGTCTACAGTCATGAATATGCAACCCATGCACGATGACGTTCGTCACGTACTGAATCGTGATGCAACCGCCGTTAGCGATGTGAACGTTTGCGCCGCGTCCGTCGATCGTTTTGAAGCTGTTGACGATCAGCTCTTGTTTCAGCTGAATCACCATGTCGCGTTTGAAAACGATCCATAGCGGTCGGTCTTGGATCACGGCGTGACGTAGTGTTCCCGGTCTAGGGTTAACCGGGTTGTCGTCATTTGGGTCGGTGACTACGTAGAAACGCCCGTCTCGTCCACCGATCGCGTTTCTTCCGAATCCGATTCCACAGTCCGCTAGGCGTTTGCGGTTCTTGTGCCAGTTGGCATCGCATCTCCAACAGTCGTCGATCGGGTTGCCTGTTCCGCAAGCAAAGTAACCTAGCTTCCTCCTCTCGGTATGGTTTCTTACACTCCTGTAAAATCATTGCCCGGTTTAGATTAGTTTCATATTCCATTCTATTTTGTGAACCGGATCTTCAtcataaacttaaaataaattgttagaaaaatcaaaatcacatCAGAACATGTGCACATGACATTGTtgatataaatagtatttttagacTTTTTTTCATAGACGTGTGTCGGTGGGATTAGGTTCTCTGGCTAAGATTCTTGAAGCAAACGACGTTACAGAGTACCGTTAAATAAGGCCAAACAGAATATTGCCGTTGGATACCGACGCTCAAGTCCGTCCGTTTTAACGGATACCGTTTTGGgatcttcttgttttttttgtttttttgaccGTATAAAGTGTACATTGTTCTGTTACGACCACATGGGAACTGTCcaaaataattgtatatattttctttccaaaacctatttaaaatatacaaaagaaatatggattttatttaaaaacagaaaatatgcatattatttttaaaaaactatgtACGTATTTTGAAAGTAAATGTTAACGAATTCGCAGTGTGTACGCAGCCGTATACGAATGGTTGGCGATGTGAaagataatttaattttgtggGAGGCATGATATACATGTAAATGCAATAGTGCGTTGGACGCGGATCTGCCTAGCATTAGTGCATGTGGTGTTTGCGTTGAAAACTGTCTGCTATAACTATTAGTTCAACaacagttgacaaaaaatagaaaaaaactgAGAACTATTGTGAACAGTgttaaaatgtaataaaatactATATTGAGAAAGAATACAATGAAATTTAACTTTTACAATTTCTATGCATGAAACTGTAGTAGGTGATATAAATATGTATACTttttagagaaagattaaaaaaGGGAAGAAAAGGTACGATAAATATCTCGTTtcatgaaaataaaatacttaataGATATCTTACTTAAAGAAATGAGCCTGACGAAAATAATTATTAGCAAATGTTCACGGGACTAGATCTCACTAGTAGCAAGAATAAATTAATTATCGAACACTATATTTGTCATAGTTTATAAATAGTGTGAATATGGGGTAAGAATTAAATTAGTTAGAGAGGAAATAAATGTGACAGCTTTGTATGATGGATCTTGATCCGACAATAGATTGAAACAAAAGTCACAACACTATTGTAAATGAATATAGTTAATTAGGACTCACTGGACCATACCCAAATATTATTGAATTTCTATGACTTTTCCCCttactactttatatatatatatatattttttttaaatactttatatattatcaaatgatagttttaagaaaaacttacatttcAGCCAAGGCGATAACTTCGTCCGCTACTTCATCTGGATTTGTCACTGCATGCGCGTTCCATTCATTTTCGTTCGatctaaaaaataaacaataagatcatttacaaaatagaaataaaaatttgagaatCTAGAGAAAATTAATGATTGACAATATagtaatgtttttaataaatttaatcattGGAGAATGCACACACTACACTGCTCCATAAAATTCGCTATCCGGAGAAACCGTTAAATCTTTCAGACATAATTATCGAACGACGAAACTAACCCTATCGATCGATTCCGACAGGCGTACTGAGTAGCCACTGTCTAAGGTTAAAGCGGTAATTTACAACAGTCAATTGTAACTACACATTATCGTTGACTCATGAGTGTACGTAATCAAAACTATACTAAAAGCAGCATATAAGGCTCTATGGAGGTGTCCACGTCGGATGATATATTCAACCAGTCATATTACACAAAACGGCCACGTCATTACGAGGTTACAATGGTTTGGGTTCGTATTTTCGGCCCGTTTTATTTGTTGATTTTAATGGTTTGGGCTTATGTGTATTAGGCCTGTTTTTCTGTAGGCGATGGCCCATGGGTGGTTGATGAGTTAGGCGTCGTATGTCGTAGCCTCAATTGCGTCGTCACCTTCCTTTCCACTTCTATCTCTGCCGTTTCTCACCTCTCCAAATCCGAATCGACGAGTAACTTCACCACTAGCTTTTGTAATCAAACCTCCTCACCATTAACTTCTCTAATCAAATCTTGCTTTAACCCATTTAATGGATTCTTTtcgtcttcttctctgttttacTATTTATAAATCTCTTCTCCGATCTCATGCCTCCATCAAAGCTGTTACGATTCTCTCAAATACTCATCCCGATGGAGCCTACCCGTAACTCTTCATCCTCCACCGAACGCACGTCCGGCAAGAAGACCGTCGTCTCCTCTGCGTCTGCTAAGCCAAACGGAAAGTCTATTGTCGTCTCCTCTGCGTCTGCTAAGCCAAACGGAAAGTCTATTGCTTCCTCTGCGACTGCGATGACTCCTAGCGCGCATGCGTCTGTTGGAACCGCCAACCCGATGAACCCTGAAGCTACCACCGGTCTCTCATCCGCTCATCGCGACCAAGTGATGTTGTTCAGGGATGTTTCGCTGGGCCCACAGGAGGCCGAGTTGAGGTTCCGGCTGATTCACTTATGGGAGGCCCGAAatccaaataccaaaattcTCATTGGTCAAGAGATGCTCCTTATCGACGAAGAGGTTTGTTTccaattttttacttattttgtttggttttgcaCGACTGAGATAgtgtattaattaattaatgatttGGATTTATCGACAGGGAACTGTTATTCAGGGTTTTGTTCCGGCTGGTCGTGTAGGAACATTTGATCTCTCAGCTGGTTCCGTCTATAAGTTGACCAACTTTTTCGGATCCAGAAGCAAAATTCAGTATCGGGTTGCTGATCATAGCGCCACCGTTTCATTCTCTTGGAATTCTTCTTTGTCGGTCTTTGAGAATCCTCCGGTTCTCTTTCCAGTAGATAGGTTCAGGTTCCACAGCTACGATGAGTTTAGGGCCAACTGTGACTCCAAGGGTGATCTTTATGGTAAGCCATGTTGAACTATTTAGATTACCTTTTATATTTGAGCTACTGATGATGATCTTATAGATACGTTTGTTAAATTATGAGAGTATAATTGATCTTATAGATACGTTTGTTAAATTATGAGAGTATAATTATAGACGGGTTTGTTATATTACTATAGTATAAGATTGATGTATACGGTTTATATTTTGGTATCTCAGACTATGTTGGCCacatgaagctggtgaatgggcaAACTATCTCTGAACACATGGTTCTTGACGAAGCTGATATAGCAGAGAAACGGCATCTGTGTGTTCATGTTCAGGCACTTGAGTATGTTTCTCCAACCTTAGCCTCTTTCGTTTTGTGTTAttgttaacaaatatttttgtcttATGTAGCGGACCAGTGATGAAGCTCTATCTATGGGACCAGGCTGCATCCGACTTCTGCCAGAAATTCAAATCGTATGGAGGGACTCCAAGCGTTCTTCTGGTCACCACAGTGAATCCTAAGCATCTTGGAGGTTAGCATTCCACTTTAAAACATCATGTTCCTATTCAGACCTTAGAGAAATTCTATAAAACTACCTTAAGTAAACTTTAATTGTTAGGTGAGCAATCATATAGTATGTTACGGTTAATCACATTCACTCATATGTTATTAACAGGAACCCTTGCTATCACTTCTATGTCCTCATCTCGAGTGTTCATGGATTCCGACGTCCAGCCTAGCAAGGACTATCTCGAATGGTAGGGATTTGTGTATGCAGTTATTATCATTCATCTGTTGATGTGACATTTCGTGCAGCTTATTATTTAACATACTTACGGCTTATTTGCATCAGGTTGAATTCTAACGCAGAAATTGCTAATAGTGTTGCTGCTGAGGTTGTCACTAAGCCGGAGGCAGTGACTCTTGAGGAGCTATTCACCTACATCAAGCAAGAAACTTCAAAggtacaatatttttttatttttttaatgtttttaaatacgTTTGCATGTGCATGGGAACTAATgaggtttattttaatttccacGATGAAGGTCGCTTGGTTTGAATGCACGGCAACAATAGATGATGTTGTCCGGGGTTCTCCTTGGTATTACATTTCTTGCGGTGGATGTAATAGCAAGGCTTTCAAAGGTCATACCTCTATGATTTGCAACAATAAGAAGTGTTGGAAGACTGAGATCACAGGCGTTCCTCAGTAAGTGTTGTGATCATAGTTGAACTATGTTTTATCAGCGCTGATAGCTAATCTTGATTTCTTGTAGGTACCTCACAAAGATATCAGTTTATGATAAGAGTGAGCAAGCAGTTTTTGTCATTCTTGGCGATGCTGGCAAGGAGCTGAGTGGGAAACATGCTGCAGAATTGGTTGCTACTTATTTTGAGGTAATTTCCTACCTGATTATacatcatatacatatttgtgTTACTGCTGACCATCGCCTATTCATGGATTCCGAAAGGCAGTATTAGTTGACCTAACGTACATATTGCTTGGTTATTAGTCTAATGAAGGAGTTGGAGCTGATCATTGTGTGCCGATCCCGCAAGCTTTACTTGACACGATAGGCCAGACTCGCAAATTCATCGTCAAAGTCTCGGATCACAATTTCTCAGGCAAGACTCAGACCATAACTGTAACGAAGATACTCCCACTGGCAGTTGCACTTCCAGCAACATCCGAGGAACCTGGTGCTTCCAGTGGCTTTGGAAACTCTGCGGGTGATAGGGCTAGAAAAGCAGCTGAGATTCTTGAGGCAGATGAGGCCAAGCGGTGCAAGAGTGGCTGATATAGCTTCAAGCTCTCCTCATACGCAGTGATTGTTTTTGCTGCAGTTCGAGTTATGTTTTATGCTTTCTGAATGACTTTGcgtttttttcatttcaacTTTCAGACTTTTGTCTTTTATGTTTAAGTTCCTTGAATACAATTTTCATTTTATGGTTTTTACGATCTCTTAAGCCAGTTTACTTATcttattttgaactttttaataGTTAGTAGGGATTAGCTTAGTTTATAGGTGCTGAGTCGTCTCCTTACTACATTAAGCACATCAGTGGCTTCAGATGCAGAATCAGGATTAGTAACAGGATATGAGGAATGGTTAGGGGCGTGGATCCATAGGCATGAATCTGTATTCACAGTTTGGATACTAATTTTTCATTTCAGAATATTTTAAAGAATCTTTCACATAGCTTTATATAGTCTAAAGCAGACACACAACCCAGACTTATTTTGTTGCATCATAATTAAGCATCTAGAtctcaacaaaaaaataagcTTGTGATcacaaaacatgacaaatatgaagattatataCTGTTGCGCTCACTTATATGTCCTAAATCAAACAAAAGTACAAACCTGCATTGCATGCCGATCTAATGAAATTGAAGTACGtcttacatatttaaaaaaaaattaaatctttttaattagtcatccgaatatttatatttatggaatatttatatacatgGAGTGAGGGTTACTGATCTAttctttaataattattaaaaatttaaccatattattcaaaaaatttaatatgatataaataaaaaaacaacaatacTTAAACTTTAGTAGTATAGAACAATATACATGTGGACAAtatatgaattaatatttttacaatcagaacattttattttaaaaaataactaactCAAAATTTTCCAGTGCTAtatggaaaaaataaatgatataatccAAAAATTGAATAAATACCTTTAAAGGAATATTGATCATATGAAAATGTGTTAGtatatttttcataacttttagctaattattttgaaaaaaaacaaaaaaattaaaaaaaaatatgtacaaCTATGTACATGTTAGACAGGTTTCTATAAGTCAGTTTTAAACCGATAATGTATTCAAAATTAGTATTACATAAACACATTTCCTATTCCTGGAGGTCAGcagaagccaaaaaaaaaaaccaaaaccaaaaaatcattatataagAGTTCGAACCCAGCTTGAGTGCATATAAGAGGGCTATTCTACCAGTCAAATTAGCAAACAATTAGGTTAGTATTTTACCCCTAATATCGTAACAACACTTACTTTTATAGATTTACAGAGAAATATAGCAATAGACTTTTTATATGCTtatatgtaatttatatttataggaCATCGTagtcaaaaaaattattgacttattagtttgttttttttttttgtcacatatTGActtattagttatatatataattatatatacatgagATTGCTCGCAGACTTTTGTTAATAGACATGATTTACATCTAATCACCAGATATCCAATCTCAAACTTATTAAGACTCGAACATttttccgcgcgtagcgcggacgaAACCTCTAGTGCAACTAAAAAGGCAGAACGTACGGTTTAGATCGTTGGATCTGGATcacaaaacaaatttcaacgGCTCAGGTTATTTGGTTAAACAACGATGAAGCTAGTATTGTAGTAGAGATCGAAAAGGCAAAAAACAACCAAAAACTATTTTCTCATTCCTGCTAATTTTCTCGGTTGAAAAAGGAATTAAAACAgtgaaaataaatgatttttatagtggtgttttggatttttatttggaATCTGGCGAAAATGTAGCTCAAGAATGAACAATGTTCAAagttaaagcaaaaaaaaaagaatgaacaatgtaagttcaaaaaaaaagaatgaacaaTGTAACGAAACAATGAtgtaaaacaaattaattaaataaattttcttctCTATATCGAAAGATGCATATCATACGAAAAAACAGAGGTAGTATAGATAAAAGACCTGGAGAGAGATGATATCTTGTCCTGTGTACTGTTCTCTATTGCTCCGACGAAGAAGAGAAGACACATCATAGCTAAAATCCATGTCGGAAGAACCGCCATTGGAGCCGAAGCTTAACAGAGTGTTTGTTGTGGTCCGAGAGAATTTGAACAGAGGAGAGATAGAGAAGTGAGAGATAAAAAGACAGTGAATGTACGAGTTTGGAGATGTAGTGGCCCCTCTTATAGAATCTGTAGAGGGGGAAAAAGAAGACGACACGAAAAGGAGCCGTTAAGACGGCCGTTATGTATCTAATCCATACGACGTCGTGTGGTACAATTTGATTCTTCATTTTGCCTTTTTAACGTGATTAGTTGTTAACTCCACCTCTTTATTTACCGTTCTAACTGCCACTAACTGCTCAAGCGTGTTGATTTACATACCTCGCACGCTTTAACAATTTTGCCAACGAATacctttttttcctttcatATGTATGTAATTAATCTATAGTCAATAACATAGTATTTTGCTTGTTTAGACTTATAGACTTTAGTAATCAATAAGCATACTATTTATAAACATCCGACCTTTTAAagcaacactacaagaaaacagggggattctgatggccgaaatcgtcggtaattcgtcggaatcggtctattccgacgaatttccgacgaacccgtccgtcggtatcgtttcgtcggaaaaaaaaagttcgtcggaatttcgtcagaaattccgacgactttctgacgaataccaagaaacgtcattctgacgaacttccgacgatattacgatgcggctacacgagaccggagttcatcggaaaactagaattccgacgaacgtggttcctcggtttattccgacgaactgtaggcgtcggaatttaccgacggacatcggtcgtcggaatataccgacgaaccacgttcgtcggtatattccgacggaaatgagtttgtcggtaaattccgaccgttgtccgtcggtatatacccttttttttttacagatcaattttgcatttttatatattttttgatattaataaatttaaaaaattggaaatttaaaactaataatattataaaatttaaattcataaaaaccgaaataggaaaaaaacattcataaagtttaaaattcatacaaaccgaaatagaaaaaaaaaacattccgaaagttttataaagccgaaataaactaagaagaactcgaagacatcaaacgatctagcttctgcataatctcggtgttgaacttcttctgggatgccaactcagcaaggatagtggcattctccgaacggatagtggcattctccgaaaggatagtggtgttctgctcctccaatgccccaatccgttcatctttgtcatgtagctcctcgagaatcatgggatcggcatacggagcttgcgaagaagatgccggatacgaagaagcacgacgggccaacccaactaaacggcctcctttccttttaggaaccgcctacaaaaatatttaaagtaagtaaatatggacaagtaagtaatcgacattataaaaaaatatattaataaaaaaaattaccttttcaaccatctcatttatttgcaatagagacaggttggttgaagctcccgtggagtcgccgtcatcagagagaggctgagattgagaaactatctcagcttccaccaaatcaactacacctctgatcacggggtcctgaatttgacccgtcgtcttgttagtgtgagccaccttaatgagttggagacgatcaacgggattaccgtcatttgcttcgatctaaaaaaaccgccattattagccaaaaaatatataaaatatttatttaaaaaatataaagataaataataataaaaaacttacaagttcatcctccttagtagacatggagcaagcgccgaggttgtgcacatacatacctttcccgccacgatcgctcttccggttcctggagttcctagaagacgtctctgcagtgtcttccctctcccaatgagctatcaactgctcccacacccccccgttgatgaaccgtggcttcttgttcttctgccaaactgtcttccacgcgtttatctgctttgtgtaagagtccatggccttttcgttgaatttcttacggactgtttccgtaagatcggagtgccagttgaactcttgctacaaaacaaacacaatttaataagtaaatatatgtaaaaaaatgtaaaaacttaaaaaaaatgaagggttactataccgcaaactgacgaaaccacaactctcgttcgtcggaagggatcacactccactttggatatccaaaacggagcatggagtacatcatctggttgatgctccggctaatgccatttttcgacttggtgaacctttaaaaaaaaatacaagttagcaagttaattaaagaaaaaatataacggtacaaataaaaaaaatactaaccaagtgctatggcctcgtcgtgggttgggttggagaaacgggagatgctctcgacctggttgttgaaccaatagatgaaccggcatgacccccggatcctgttgagcagcagcgtgaggggcagcgtgaggggcagagggagctggagcgggaatatatgcgggaaccgagtcatgagacgataccgatgcacgggaaccgctcaccgaactacgtcgaagacgggctgcggggcgggcttcatcctcggccctaaaaaaaaaaattaacccatcaaacatattttcatttatatatttacaaaaggttttataaacgttttaaaaaaactattaaaccttttatatatatatatatatatatgtattcaaaattataaaaaatttataaatatagaaaaatgttgttaaaaatttataaatgaagaaaaatgttgttaaatatttatattttaaaaaaaaaaatgttgttaaatatttattagtggaaacttaaaaaaaaatataaaaaattttaaaattttaaaatttttactatacatgatttacatatatatatatgtatacaaaattataaaaaatttataaatatagaaaaatgttgttaaaatttataaatgaagaaaaatggtgttaaatatttatatttttttcaaaaaaacgtttttaaaaatcaaaaaacgtttttaaaaatcaaaaaatgttccaaaacaaaactaaaacaacaatcctaacttatatatcctaaactatccattcaatcctaaaatgttcaatcaaacaacctaaaatccgagatcaacttccaaaaccctaaacaattgaaaaaaaaaaggtttgggatgattcttacatgatttggggtttggggaagagataggagggtgaggagaggattcgccggtgaagagaggccggaatcgccggagagtcgccgaaatcgccggaatcgccggagtgtcttgagagagggagaggccgcg
This region of Brassica napus cultivar Da-Ae chromosome C5, Da-Ae, whole genome shotgun sequence genomic DNA includes:
- the LOC125587389 gene encoding uncharacterized protein LOC125587389, producing MLLIDEEGTVIQGFVPAGRVGTFDLSAGSVYKLTNFFGSRSKIQYRVADHSATVSFSWNSSLSVFENPPVLFPVDRFRFHSYDEFRANCDSKGDLYDYVGHMKLVNGQTISEHMVLDEADIAEKRHLCVHVQALDGPVMKLYLWDQAASDFCQKFKSYGGTPSVLLVTTVNPKHLGGTLAITSMSSSRVFMDSDVQPSKDYLEWLNSNAEIANSVAAEVVTKPEAVTLEELFTYIKQETSKVQYFFIFLMFLNTFACAWELMRFILISTMKVAWFECTATIDDVVRGSPWYYISCGGCNSKAFKGHTSMICNNKKCWKTEITGVPQ
- the LOC106370994 gene encoding probable pectate lyase 1 yields the protein MAVLPTWILAMMCLLFFVGAIENSTQDKISSLSRSNENEWNAHAVTNPDEVADEVIALAEMSVRNHTERRKLGYFACGTGNPIDDCWRCDANWHKNRKRLADCGIGFGRNAIGGRDGRFYVVTDPNDDNPVNPRPGTLRHAVIQDRPLWIVFKRDMVIQLKQELIVNSFKTIDGRGANVHIANGGCITIQYVTNVIVHGLHIHDCRPTGNAMVRSSETHFGWRTMADGDAISIFGSSHVWIDHNSLSHCADGLVDAVMGSTAITISNNHMTHHNEVMLLGHSDSYTRDKAMQVTIAYNHFGVGLIQRMPRCRHGYFHVVNNDYTHWEMYAIGGSADPTINSQGNRYAAPKNPFAKEVTKRVDTPASHWKGWNWRTEGDLLQNGAYFTASGAASSGSYARASSLAAKSSSLVATITNDAGALPCRRGRQCTS